From the genome of Odocoileus virginianus isolate 20LAN1187 ecotype Illinois chromosome 16, Ovbor_1.2, whole genome shotgun sequence, one region includes:
- the FAN1 gene encoding fanconi-associated nuclease 1 isoform X2, which produces MMSVGKSSKKRPRTSLSSSKTKKNESNSIISFFNNAPPAKLACPICSKMVPRYDLNRHLDEMCADHDNMTPGGPGHVSLSSNVPTIDLTNIALEDITPEKSSPSTIDLTPGQNDSEKMGKKQQTSPYFKSKGDSVCRNQEELRHHNVKVISLGSLSSKLSRRYIKAKRSLNQNEGFTNQSLQRSSCTRVKSLVDQHLEVEGQDPLLENSSQKENIFTGDSQEELSTPHTVEGTKVEEAEGQTAAQECEQSTLTPACTGDVPVFSSDLILGHRKSASKDHLAKQESVKGVDGEVTEKCETGHCEEVKMTIVSEVANQGSRREAKPLSSTVGASIQTNSQTLPPESDSSLEDEITHQTPLEKRSSCDVSWVTSPELPDHPYYLRSFLVVLKAVFENEEDRMLFDEHEKGIVTKFHQLSANGQKLYVRLFQRKFGWIKVNKLAYEEISADLTPVVGELTHAGFLQTESELQELPEVLELLSAPELKALAKTFHLASAHGQKQQLVDAFLRLAKQPSVCTWGRNQPGIGAVILKRAKDVAGRSLRVSRGPRAVFSRALLLFSLSDMVEDEEAACGGQGQLSTVLLVNLGRLEFPRYTINRKTPIFQDRDDLIRYAVAAHMLNDISTAMASGAWEEARELARCAKQNWDGLKDHPSLRYHKNLPLFLRCFTVGWVYTRILSRNVEILQRLHLYKEAVEELENLLSQDVYCPDSRGRWWDRLALNLHQHLKRLEPAVQCIAAGLADPHVRTGHRLALYQRAARLRASPSGQKYMHVLRQLPEVTVEDVRHVTVTGRLCPQHGSGKSVFVLEAEGATPTTLLCSVEELALAHYKHCGFDQGIHGEGSTFSTLFGLLLWDIIFMDGVPDAFRNAYQAAPLDLCTDSFFESRAPAMEARLQQIHSAPEESLRAWVAAAWQAQEGRVSSLVSWDRFSSLQQAQDLVSCLGGSILSGVCRRLALDFRHCRGGLPDLVVWSSQSHHVKLVEVKGPHDRLSQKQMIWLDELRRLGADVEVCHVAAVGARSRGPN; this is translated from the exons ATGATGTCTGTAGGCAAATCCTCAAAAAAGAGGCCTCGTACAAGTTTATCAAGcagcaaaactaaaaaaaatgaatctaactCTATTATTTCGTTTTTTAACAATGCACCCCCTGCTAAACTTGCCTGCCCTATTTGTAGTAAGATGGTGCCAAGATATGACCTGAACCGGCACCTTGATGAAATGTGTGCTGACCATGACAACATGACTCCAGGTGGTCCCGGGCATGTCAGCTTAAGTTCAAACGTGCCCACCATAGATTTGACCAATATTGCCTTAGAAGATATAACTCCAGAGAAGTCGTCACCATCAACGATAGATTTAACCCCTGGCcaaaatgattcagaaaaaatgggcaaaaaacagCAGACCAGCCCCTACTTTAAAAGTAAAGGTGACTCGGTGTGCAGAAATCAAGAAGAGCTGAGACATCATAATGTAAAAGTCATTTCTCTGGGAAGCCTGTCCTCTAAATTGTCCAGAAGATACATAAAGGCTAAAAGATCCCTGAATCAGAATGAGGGGTTCACTAATCAGAGTCTGCAGAGGTCCTCATGCACAAGGGTTAAGAGCCTGGTTGATCAGCATTTGGAGGTGGAGGGCCAGGATCCACTTCTGGAGAACAGCTCTCAAAAGGAGAACATATTTACTGGTGATTCTCAGGAGGAGCTGAGCACCCCACATACAGTGGAAGGCACTAAGGTGGAGGAAGCTGAAGGCCAGACAGCTGCCCAGGAATGTGAGCAATCAACCCTAACACCTGCCTGCACAGGTGATGTGCCTGTGTTTTCATCAGATTTAATTCTCGGGCATAGAAAGTCTGCTTCTAAGGACCAtcttgcaaagcaggagagtgTCAAAGGAGTAGATGGTGAAGTTACTGAAAAATGTGAGACAGGTCATTGTGAAGAGGTGAAAATGACTATTGTTTCAGAAGTGGCAAATCAAGGCTCACGTCGGGAGGCAAAACCTCTGAGTTCCACAGTTGGTGCTTCTATACAGACCAACAGCCAAACGCTTCCTCCAGAATCTGACAGTAGCTTAGAGGATGAAATCACTCATCAGACGCCTTTGGAGAAGAGGTCAAGCTGTGATGTGTCCTGGGTCACAAGTCCAGAACTGCCAGACCATCCTTACTACCTTCGGAGTTTCCTGGTGGTGCTGAAAGCCGTGTTTGAGAATGAAGAAGACAGGATGCTCTTTGATGAACATGAGAAGGGCATTGTAACTAAGTTTCATCAGTTATCAG CCAATGGTCAGAAGTTATACGTAAGACTTTTTCAACGTAAATTCGGCTGGATTAAGGTGAACAAGCTGGCCTATGAAGAGATCTCTGCTGACTTAACCCCTGTGGTTGGAGAACTGACACATGCAGGCTTCCTGCAGACAG aatctgAATTGCAGGAGCTCCCTGAGGTGCTGGAGCTCCTTTCTGCTCCGGAACTGAAAGCCCTGGCAAAGACCTTCCACCTGGCGAgtgcccatggacagaagcagcAGCTGGTGGACGCGTTCCTCAGATTGGCCAAGCAGCCTTCAGTCTGTACTTGGGGCCGGAACCAGCCTGGCATTGGCGCAGTGATCCTGAAAAG AGCTAAAGATGTGGCGGGACGTTCCCTGAGAGTCTCTCGAGGCCCTCGGGCAGTATTTTCCCGGGCCCTGCTGCTCTTCTCCTTGAGCGACATGGTGGAAGATGAGGAGGCCGCCTGTGGGGGCCAGGGTCAGCTCTCCACTGTGCTGCTGGTCAACCTGGGCCGCTTGGAGTTCCCCAGGTACACCATCAATCGGAAGACCCCAATCTTCCAGGACAGGGATGATCTCATTAG GTACGCGGTGGCCGCACACATGCTGAATGACATCTCCACGGCAATGGCCAGCGGGGCCTGGGAGGAGGCTAGGGAGCTCGCTCGGTGTGCAAAGCAGAACTGGGATGGACTGAAAGACCACCCATCCCTGAG GTACCACAAGAATTTACCGCTCTTCCTCCGGTGTTTTACCGTTGGGTGGGTTTACACGAGGATTTTGTCCCGAAACGTTGAAATACTGCAGAGACTTCACCTGTACAAG GAAGCCGTGGAGGAGCTTGAAAACCTCTTGTCCCAGGACGTGTACTGTCCCGACAGTAGGGGCCGGTGGTGGGACCGGCTGGCCCTTAACTTACACCAGCACCTGAAGCGCCTGGAGCCG GCTGTCCAGTGCATTGCTGCAGGGCTGGCCGATCCTCACGTCCGGACAGGCCACCGCCTGGCATTGTACCAAAGGGCCGCGCGCCTGCGGGCCTCTCCCAGCGGCCAGAAGTACATGCATGTCCTCCGCCAGCTCCCAGAGGTCACCGTGGAGGACGTCAGACAC GTGACTGTCACAGGCCGGCTGTGCCCGCAGCATGGATCGGGGAAGTCTGTCTTCGTGCTGGAGGCTGAGGGGGCCACCCCCACCACTCTCCTGTGCTCTGTGGAGGAGCTGGCGCTGGCCCATTATAAACACTGCGGCTTTGACCAGG GGATCCATGGGGAGGGGTCCACCTTCAGCACCCTGTTTGGCCTCCTGCTGTGGGACATCATCTTCATGGATGGGGTGCCAGACGCCTTCAGAAATGCCTATCAG GCGGCCCCACTGGACCTCTGCACAGACAGTTTCTTTGAGAGCAGGGCACCAGCCATGGAAGCCCGGCTGCAGCAGATCCACAGTGCCCCTGAGGAGAGCCTGCGGGCCTGGGTGGCAGCTGCGTGGCAGGCCCAGGAAGGCAGGGTGTCCTCCCTGGTCAGCTGGGATCGCTTCTCTTCTCTGCAGCAAGCCCAG GATCTTGTGTCCTGCCTAGGGGGCTCCATCCTCAGTGGCGTGTGCCGGCGCCTGGCTCTGGACTTCCGGCACTGCCGAGGGGGCCTCCCCGACCTGGTTGTGTGGAGCTCCCAGAGTCATCACGTCAAG CTGGTGGAAGTGAAGGGACCCCATGACCGGCTGTCGCAGAAGCAGATGATCTGGCTGGACGAGCTGCGCCGGCTGGGGGCGGATGTGGAGGTTTGCCATGTGGCTGCAGTCGGGGCCAGGAGCAGGGGTCCCAACTGA
- the FAN1 gene encoding fanconi-associated nuclease 1 isoform X4 has product MMSVGKSSKKRPRTSLSSSKTKKNESNSIISFFNNAPPAKLACPICSKMVPRYDLNRHLDEMCADHDNMTPGGPGHVSLSSNVPTIDLTNIALEDITPEKSSPSTIDLTPGQNDSEKMGKKQQTSPYFKSKGDSVCRNQEELRHHNVKVISLGSLSSKLSRRYIKAKRSLNQNEGFTNQSLQRSSCTRVKSLVDQHLEVEGQDPLLENSSQKENIFTGDSQEELSTPHTVEGTKVEEAEGQTAAQECEQSTLTPACTGDVPVFSSDLILGHRKSASKDHLAKQESVKGVDGEVTEKCETGHCEEVKMTIVSEVANQGSRREAKPLSSTVGASIQTNSQTLPPESDSSLEDEITHQTPLEKRSSCDVSWVTSPELPDHPYYLRSFLVVLKAVFENEEDRMLFDEHEKGIVTKFHQLSANGQKLYVRLFQRKFGWIKVNKLAYEEISADLTPVVGELTHAGFLQTESELQELPEVLELLSAPELKALAKTFHLASAHGQKQQLVDAFLRLAKQPSVCTWGRNQPGIGAVILKRWSSEGTCYSKNF; this is encoded by the exons ATGATGTCTGTAGGCAAATCCTCAAAAAAGAGGCCTCGTACAAGTTTATCAAGcagcaaaactaaaaaaaatgaatctaactCTATTATTTCGTTTTTTAACAATGCACCCCCTGCTAAACTTGCCTGCCCTATTTGTAGTAAGATGGTGCCAAGATATGACCTGAACCGGCACCTTGATGAAATGTGTGCTGACCATGACAACATGACTCCAGGTGGTCCCGGGCATGTCAGCTTAAGTTCAAACGTGCCCACCATAGATTTGACCAATATTGCCTTAGAAGATATAACTCCAGAGAAGTCGTCACCATCAACGATAGATTTAACCCCTGGCcaaaatgattcagaaaaaatgggcaaaaaacagCAGACCAGCCCCTACTTTAAAAGTAAAGGTGACTCGGTGTGCAGAAATCAAGAAGAGCTGAGACATCATAATGTAAAAGTCATTTCTCTGGGAAGCCTGTCCTCTAAATTGTCCAGAAGATACATAAAGGCTAAAAGATCCCTGAATCAGAATGAGGGGTTCACTAATCAGAGTCTGCAGAGGTCCTCATGCACAAGGGTTAAGAGCCTGGTTGATCAGCATTTGGAGGTGGAGGGCCAGGATCCACTTCTGGAGAACAGCTCTCAAAAGGAGAACATATTTACTGGTGATTCTCAGGAGGAGCTGAGCACCCCACATACAGTGGAAGGCACTAAGGTGGAGGAAGCTGAAGGCCAGACAGCTGCCCAGGAATGTGAGCAATCAACCCTAACACCTGCCTGCACAGGTGATGTGCCTGTGTTTTCATCAGATTTAATTCTCGGGCATAGAAAGTCTGCTTCTAAGGACCAtcttgcaaagcaggagagtgTCAAAGGAGTAGATGGTGAAGTTACTGAAAAATGTGAGACAGGTCATTGTGAAGAGGTGAAAATGACTATTGTTTCAGAAGTGGCAAATCAAGGCTCACGTCGGGAGGCAAAACCTCTGAGTTCCACAGTTGGTGCTTCTATACAGACCAACAGCCAAACGCTTCCTCCAGAATCTGACAGTAGCTTAGAGGATGAAATCACTCATCAGACGCCTTTGGAGAAGAGGTCAAGCTGTGATGTGTCCTGGGTCACAAGTCCAGAACTGCCAGACCATCCTTACTACCTTCGGAGTTTCCTGGTGGTGCTGAAAGCCGTGTTTGAGAATGAAGAAGACAGGATGCTCTTTGATGAACATGAGAAGGGCATTGTAACTAAGTTTCATCAGTTATCAG CCAATGGTCAGAAGTTATACGTAAGACTTTTTCAACGTAAATTCGGCTGGATTAAGGTGAACAAGCTGGCCTATGAAGAGATCTCTGCTGACTTAACCCCTGTGGTTGGAGAACTGACACATGCAGGCTTCCTGCAGACAG aatctgAATTGCAGGAGCTCCCTGAGGTGCTGGAGCTCCTTTCTGCTCCGGAACTGAAAGCCCTGGCAAAGACCTTCCACCTGGCGAgtgcccatggacagaagcagcAGCTGGTGGACGCGTTCCTCAGATTGGCCAAGCAGCCTTCAGTCTGTACTTGGGGCCGGAACCAGCCTGGCATTGGCGCAGTGATCCTGAAAAG gTGGAGCAGTGAAGGAACTTGTTACAGTAAGAACTTTTGA
- the FAN1 gene encoding fanconi-associated nuclease 1 isoform X1 has protein sequence MMSVGKSSKKRPRTSLSSSKTKKNESNSIISFFNNAPPAKLACPICSKMVPRYDLNRHLDEMCADHDNMTPGGPGHVSLSSNVPTIDLTNIALEDITPEKSSPSTIDLTPGQNDSEKMGKKQQTSPYFKSKGDSVCRNQEELRHHNVKVISLGSLSSKLSRRYIKAKRSLNQNEGFTNQSLQRSSCTRVKSLVDQHLEVEGQDPLLENSSQKENIFTGDSQEELSTPHTVEGTKVEEAEGQTAAQECEQSTLTPACTGDVPVFSSDLILGHRKSASKDHLAKQESVKGVDGEVTEKCETGHCEEVKMTIVSEVANQGSRREAKPLSSTVGASIQTNSQTLPPESDSSLEDEITHQTPLEKRSSCDVSWVTSPELPDHPYYLRSFLVVLKAVFENEEDRMLFDEHEKGIVTKFHQLSANGQKLYVRLFQRKFGWIKVNKLAYEEISADLTPVVGELTHAGFLQTESELQELPEVLELLSAPELKALAKTFHLASAHGQKQQLVDAFLRLAKQPSVCTWGRNQPGIGAVILKRPASLFHIVYRAKDVAGRSLRVSRGPRAVFSRALLLFSLSDMVEDEEAACGGQGQLSTVLLVNLGRLEFPRYTINRKTPIFQDRDDLIRYAVAAHMLNDISTAMASGAWEEARELARCAKQNWDGLKDHPSLRYHKNLPLFLRCFTVGWVYTRILSRNVEILQRLHLYKEAVEELENLLSQDVYCPDSRGRWWDRLALNLHQHLKRLEPAVQCIAAGLADPHVRTGHRLALYQRAARLRASPSGQKYMHVLRQLPEVTVEDVRHVTVTGRLCPQHGSGKSVFVLEAEGATPTTLLCSVEELALAHYKHCGFDQGIHGEGSTFSTLFGLLLWDIIFMDGVPDAFRNAYQAAPLDLCTDSFFESRAPAMEARLQQIHSAPEESLRAWVAAAWQAQEGRVSSLVSWDRFSSLQQAQDLVSCLGGSILSGVCRRLALDFRHCRGGLPDLVVWSSQSHHVKLVEVKGPHDRLSQKQMIWLDELRRLGADVEVCHVAAVGARSRGPN, from the exons ATGATGTCTGTAGGCAAATCCTCAAAAAAGAGGCCTCGTACAAGTTTATCAAGcagcaaaactaaaaaaaatgaatctaactCTATTATTTCGTTTTTTAACAATGCACCCCCTGCTAAACTTGCCTGCCCTATTTGTAGTAAGATGGTGCCAAGATATGACCTGAACCGGCACCTTGATGAAATGTGTGCTGACCATGACAACATGACTCCAGGTGGTCCCGGGCATGTCAGCTTAAGTTCAAACGTGCCCACCATAGATTTGACCAATATTGCCTTAGAAGATATAACTCCAGAGAAGTCGTCACCATCAACGATAGATTTAACCCCTGGCcaaaatgattcagaaaaaatgggcaaaaaacagCAGACCAGCCCCTACTTTAAAAGTAAAGGTGACTCGGTGTGCAGAAATCAAGAAGAGCTGAGACATCATAATGTAAAAGTCATTTCTCTGGGAAGCCTGTCCTCTAAATTGTCCAGAAGATACATAAAGGCTAAAAGATCCCTGAATCAGAATGAGGGGTTCACTAATCAGAGTCTGCAGAGGTCCTCATGCACAAGGGTTAAGAGCCTGGTTGATCAGCATTTGGAGGTGGAGGGCCAGGATCCACTTCTGGAGAACAGCTCTCAAAAGGAGAACATATTTACTGGTGATTCTCAGGAGGAGCTGAGCACCCCACATACAGTGGAAGGCACTAAGGTGGAGGAAGCTGAAGGCCAGACAGCTGCCCAGGAATGTGAGCAATCAACCCTAACACCTGCCTGCACAGGTGATGTGCCTGTGTTTTCATCAGATTTAATTCTCGGGCATAGAAAGTCTGCTTCTAAGGACCAtcttgcaaagcaggagagtgTCAAAGGAGTAGATGGTGAAGTTACTGAAAAATGTGAGACAGGTCATTGTGAAGAGGTGAAAATGACTATTGTTTCAGAAGTGGCAAATCAAGGCTCACGTCGGGAGGCAAAACCTCTGAGTTCCACAGTTGGTGCTTCTATACAGACCAACAGCCAAACGCTTCCTCCAGAATCTGACAGTAGCTTAGAGGATGAAATCACTCATCAGACGCCTTTGGAGAAGAGGTCAAGCTGTGATGTGTCCTGGGTCACAAGTCCAGAACTGCCAGACCATCCTTACTACCTTCGGAGTTTCCTGGTGGTGCTGAAAGCCGTGTTTGAGAATGAAGAAGACAGGATGCTCTTTGATGAACATGAGAAGGGCATTGTAACTAAGTTTCATCAGTTATCAG CCAATGGTCAGAAGTTATACGTAAGACTTTTTCAACGTAAATTCGGCTGGATTAAGGTGAACAAGCTGGCCTATGAAGAGATCTCTGCTGACTTAACCCCTGTGGTTGGAGAACTGACACATGCAGGCTTCCTGCAGACAG aatctgAATTGCAGGAGCTCCCTGAGGTGCTGGAGCTCCTTTCTGCTCCGGAACTGAAAGCCCTGGCAAAGACCTTCCACCTGGCGAgtgcccatggacagaagcagcAGCTGGTGGACGCGTTCCTCAGATTGGCCAAGCAGCCTTCAGTCTGTACTTGGGGCCGGAACCAGCCTGGCATTGGCGCAGTGATCCTGAAAAG ACCAGCAAGTCTCTTCCATATTGTGTATAGAGCTAAAGATGTGGCGGGACGTTCCCTGAGAGTCTCTCGAGGCCCTCGGGCAGTATTTTCCCGGGCCCTGCTGCTCTTCTCCTTGAGCGACATGGTGGAAGATGAGGAGGCCGCCTGTGGGGGCCAGGGTCAGCTCTCCACTGTGCTGCTGGTCAACCTGGGCCGCTTGGAGTTCCCCAGGTACACCATCAATCGGAAGACCCCAATCTTCCAGGACAGGGATGATCTCATTAG GTACGCGGTGGCCGCACACATGCTGAATGACATCTCCACGGCAATGGCCAGCGGGGCCTGGGAGGAGGCTAGGGAGCTCGCTCGGTGTGCAAAGCAGAACTGGGATGGACTGAAAGACCACCCATCCCTGAG GTACCACAAGAATTTACCGCTCTTCCTCCGGTGTTTTACCGTTGGGTGGGTTTACACGAGGATTTTGTCCCGAAACGTTGAAATACTGCAGAGACTTCACCTGTACAAG GAAGCCGTGGAGGAGCTTGAAAACCTCTTGTCCCAGGACGTGTACTGTCCCGACAGTAGGGGCCGGTGGTGGGACCGGCTGGCCCTTAACTTACACCAGCACCTGAAGCGCCTGGAGCCG GCTGTCCAGTGCATTGCTGCAGGGCTGGCCGATCCTCACGTCCGGACAGGCCACCGCCTGGCATTGTACCAAAGGGCCGCGCGCCTGCGGGCCTCTCCCAGCGGCCAGAAGTACATGCATGTCCTCCGCCAGCTCCCAGAGGTCACCGTGGAGGACGTCAGACAC GTGACTGTCACAGGCCGGCTGTGCCCGCAGCATGGATCGGGGAAGTCTGTCTTCGTGCTGGAGGCTGAGGGGGCCACCCCCACCACTCTCCTGTGCTCTGTGGAGGAGCTGGCGCTGGCCCATTATAAACACTGCGGCTTTGACCAGG GGATCCATGGGGAGGGGTCCACCTTCAGCACCCTGTTTGGCCTCCTGCTGTGGGACATCATCTTCATGGATGGGGTGCCAGACGCCTTCAGAAATGCCTATCAG GCGGCCCCACTGGACCTCTGCACAGACAGTTTCTTTGAGAGCAGGGCACCAGCCATGGAAGCCCGGCTGCAGCAGATCCACAGTGCCCCTGAGGAGAGCCTGCGGGCCTGGGTGGCAGCTGCGTGGCAGGCCCAGGAAGGCAGGGTGTCCTCCCTGGTCAGCTGGGATCGCTTCTCTTCTCTGCAGCAAGCCCAG GATCTTGTGTCCTGCCTAGGGGGCTCCATCCTCAGTGGCGTGTGCCGGCGCCTGGCTCTGGACTTCCGGCACTGCCGAGGGGGCCTCCCCGACCTGGTTGTGTGGAGCTCCCAGAGTCATCACGTCAAG CTGGTGGAAGTGAAGGGACCCCATGACCGGCTGTCGCAGAAGCAGATGATCTGGCTGGACGAGCTGCGCCGGCTGGGGGCGGATGTGGAGGTTTGCCATGTGGCTGCAGTCGGGGCCAGGAGCAGGGGTCCCAACTGA
- the FAN1 gene encoding fanconi-associated nuclease 1 isoform X3: protein MMSVGKSSKKRPRTSLSSSKTKKNESNSIISFFNNAPPAKLACPICSKMVPRYDLNRHLDEMCADHDNMTPGGPGHVSLSSNVPTIDLTNIALEDITPEKSSPSTIDLTPGQNDSEKMGKKQQTSPYFKSKGDSVCRNQEELRHHNVKVISLGSLSSKLSRRYIKAKRSLNQNEGFTNQSLQRSSCTRVKSLVDQHLEVEGQDPLLENSSQKENIFTGDSQEELSTPHTVEGTKVEEAEGQTAAQECEQSTLTPACTGDVPVFSSDLILGHRKSASKDHLAKQESVKGVDGEVTEKCETGHCEEVKMTIVSEVANQGSRREAKPLSSTVGASIQTNSQTLPPESDSSLEDEITHQTPLEKRSSCDVSWVTSPELPDHPYYLRSFLVVLKAVFENEEDRMLFDEHEKGIVTKFHQLSANGQKLYVRLFQRKFGWIKVNKLAYEEISADLTPVVGELTHAGFLQTESELQELPEVLELLSAPELKALAKTFHLASAHGQKQQLVDAFLRLAKQPSVCTWGRNQPGIGAVILKRPASLFHIVYRAKDVAGRSLRVSRGPRAVFSRALLLFSLSDMVEDEEAACGGQGQLSTVLLVNLGRLEFPRYTINRKTPIFQDRDDLIRYAVAAHMLNDISTAMASGAWEEARELARCAKQNWDGLKDHPSLRYHKNLPLFLRCFTVGWVYTRILSRNVEILQRLHLYKEAVEELENLLSQDVYCPDSRGRWWDRLALNLHQHLKRLEPAVQCIAAGLADPHVRTGHRLALYQRAARLRASPSGQKYMHVLRQLPEVTVEDVRHVTVTGRLCPQHGSGKSVFVLEAEGATPTTLLCSVEELALAHYKHCGFDQGIHGEGSTFSTLFGLLLWDIIFMDGVPDAFRNAYQDLVSCLGGSILSGVCRRLALDFRHCRGGLPDLVVWSSQSHHVKLVEVKGPHDRLSQKQMIWLDELRRLGADVEVCHVAAVGARSRGPN from the exons ATGATGTCTGTAGGCAAATCCTCAAAAAAGAGGCCTCGTACAAGTTTATCAAGcagcaaaactaaaaaaaatgaatctaactCTATTATTTCGTTTTTTAACAATGCACCCCCTGCTAAACTTGCCTGCCCTATTTGTAGTAAGATGGTGCCAAGATATGACCTGAACCGGCACCTTGATGAAATGTGTGCTGACCATGACAACATGACTCCAGGTGGTCCCGGGCATGTCAGCTTAAGTTCAAACGTGCCCACCATAGATTTGACCAATATTGCCTTAGAAGATATAACTCCAGAGAAGTCGTCACCATCAACGATAGATTTAACCCCTGGCcaaaatgattcagaaaaaatgggcaaaaaacagCAGACCAGCCCCTACTTTAAAAGTAAAGGTGACTCGGTGTGCAGAAATCAAGAAGAGCTGAGACATCATAATGTAAAAGTCATTTCTCTGGGAAGCCTGTCCTCTAAATTGTCCAGAAGATACATAAAGGCTAAAAGATCCCTGAATCAGAATGAGGGGTTCACTAATCAGAGTCTGCAGAGGTCCTCATGCACAAGGGTTAAGAGCCTGGTTGATCAGCATTTGGAGGTGGAGGGCCAGGATCCACTTCTGGAGAACAGCTCTCAAAAGGAGAACATATTTACTGGTGATTCTCAGGAGGAGCTGAGCACCCCACATACAGTGGAAGGCACTAAGGTGGAGGAAGCTGAAGGCCAGACAGCTGCCCAGGAATGTGAGCAATCAACCCTAACACCTGCCTGCACAGGTGATGTGCCTGTGTTTTCATCAGATTTAATTCTCGGGCATAGAAAGTCTGCTTCTAAGGACCAtcttgcaaagcaggagagtgTCAAAGGAGTAGATGGTGAAGTTACTGAAAAATGTGAGACAGGTCATTGTGAAGAGGTGAAAATGACTATTGTTTCAGAAGTGGCAAATCAAGGCTCACGTCGGGAGGCAAAACCTCTGAGTTCCACAGTTGGTGCTTCTATACAGACCAACAGCCAAACGCTTCCTCCAGAATCTGACAGTAGCTTAGAGGATGAAATCACTCATCAGACGCCTTTGGAGAAGAGGTCAAGCTGTGATGTGTCCTGGGTCACAAGTCCAGAACTGCCAGACCATCCTTACTACCTTCGGAGTTTCCTGGTGGTGCTGAAAGCCGTGTTTGAGAATGAAGAAGACAGGATGCTCTTTGATGAACATGAGAAGGGCATTGTAACTAAGTTTCATCAGTTATCAG CCAATGGTCAGAAGTTATACGTAAGACTTTTTCAACGTAAATTCGGCTGGATTAAGGTGAACAAGCTGGCCTATGAAGAGATCTCTGCTGACTTAACCCCTGTGGTTGGAGAACTGACACATGCAGGCTTCCTGCAGACAG aatctgAATTGCAGGAGCTCCCTGAGGTGCTGGAGCTCCTTTCTGCTCCGGAACTGAAAGCCCTGGCAAAGACCTTCCACCTGGCGAgtgcccatggacagaagcagcAGCTGGTGGACGCGTTCCTCAGATTGGCCAAGCAGCCTTCAGTCTGTACTTGGGGCCGGAACCAGCCTGGCATTGGCGCAGTGATCCTGAAAAG ACCAGCAAGTCTCTTCCATATTGTGTATAGAGCTAAAGATGTGGCGGGACGTTCCCTGAGAGTCTCTCGAGGCCCTCGGGCAGTATTTTCCCGGGCCCTGCTGCTCTTCTCCTTGAGCGACATGGTGGAAGATGAGGAGGCCGCCTGTGGGGGCCAGGGTCAGCTCTCCACTGTGCTGCTGGTCAACCTGGGCCGCTTGGAGTTCCCCAGGTACACCATCAATCGGAAGACCCCAATCTTCCAGGACAGGGATGATCTCATTAG GTACGCGGTGGCCGCACACATGCTGAATGACATCTCCACGGCAATGGCCAGCGGGGCCTGGGAGGAGGCTAGGGAGCTCGCTCGGTGTGCAAAGCAGAACTGGGATGGACTGAAAGACCACCCATCCCTGAG GTACCACAAGAATTTACCGCTCTTCCTCCGGTGTTTTACCGTTGGGTGGGTTTACACGAGGATTTTGTCCCGAAACGTTGAAATACTGCAGAGACTTCACCTGTACAAG GAAGCCGTGGAGGAGCTTGAAAACCTCTTGTCCCAGGACGTGTACTGTCCCGACAGTAGGGGCCGGTGGTGGGACCGGCTGGCCCTTAACTTACACCAGCACCTGAAGCGCCTGGAGCCG GCTGTCCAGTGCATTGCTGCAGGGCTGGCCGATCCTCACGTCCGGACAGGCCACCGCCTGGCATTGTACCAAAGGGCCGCGCGCCTGCGGGCCTCTCCCAGCGGCCAGAAGTACATGCATGTCCTCCGCCAGCTCCCAGAGGTCACCGTGGAGGACGTCAGACAC GTGACTGTCACAGGCCGGCTGTGCCCGCAGCATGGATCGGGGAAGTCTGTCTTCGTGCTGGAGGCTGAGGGGGCCACCCCCACCACTCTCCTGTGCTCTGTGGAGGAGCTGGCGCTGGCCCATTATAAACACTGCGGCTTTGACCAGG GGATCCATGGGGAGGGGTCCACCTTCAGCACCCTGTTTGGCCTCCTGCTGTGGGACATCATCTTCATGGATGGGGTGCCAGACGCCTTCAGAAATGCCTATCAG GATCTTGTGTCCTGCCTAGGGGGCTCCATCCTCAGTGGCGTGTGCCGGCGCCTGGCTCTGGACTTCCGGCACTGCCGAGGGGGCCTCCCCGACCTGGTTGTGTGGAGCTCCCAGAGTCATCACGTCAAG CTGGTGGAAGTGAAGGGACCCCATGACCGGCTGTCGCAGAAGCAGATGATCTGGCTGGACGAGCTGCGCCGGCTGGGGGCGGATGTGGAGGTTTGCCATGTGGCTGCAGTCGGGGCCAGGAGCAGGGGTCCCAACTGA